In Vigna unguiculata cultivar IT97K-499-35 chromosome 3, ASM411807v1, whole genome shotgun sequence, a single genomic region encodes these proteins:
- the LOC114178183 gene encoding nuclear transport factor 2B, with the protein MDPDTLAKAFVEHYYSTFDNNRQGLANLYQDASMLTFEGQKIQGAPSIVAKLTSLPFQQCLHSITTVDCQPSGVNGGMLVFVSGNLQLAGEQHALKFSQMFHLMPTPQGSYYVLNDIFRLNYA; encoded by the exons ATGGATCCAGACACGTTGGCAAAGGCATTCGTAGAGCACTACTACTCCACCTTCGACAACAACCGCCAAGGCTTGGCCAATCTCTACCAGGATGCTTCCATGCTCACCTTTGAAGGCCAGAAGATCCAAGGCGCTCCCAGCATCGTCGCTAAGCTCACTTCCCTTCCTTTTCAGCAGTGCCTCCACTCCATCACCACCGTCGACTGTCAACCTTCCGGTGTCAACGGCGGCATGCTCGTCTTCGTCAGCGGCAACCTCCAGCTCGCCGGCGAACAGCACGCTCTCAAATTCAGCCAG ATGTTCCATTTGATGCCAACTCCGCAGGGAAGCTATTATGTGTTGAATGATATATTCCGTTTGAACTATGCATGA